The Triticum dicoccoides isolate Atlit2015 ecotype Zavitan chromosome 6A, WEW_v2.0, whole genome shotgun sequence genome has a window encoding:
- the LOC119318160 gene encoding dnaJ homolog subfamily B member 6-like, which translates to MATGGDGCGGTEPAAPGGGDLYAVLGLSKECSDADLKLAYRKLAMRWHPDRCSSSSGTKRMEEAKEKFQEIQGAYSVLSDANKRFLYDVGVYQEEEDSDDSMQGMGDFLGEMAHMMSQTRPARQESFEELQQLFVDMFQSDIDSGFCNGPAKGHHDPFQTFSTSPSSSPSPPPPLATEAEAASCNGINKRGSSAMGSGKPPRAGEAGAGYGQPEFCFGRSDAKQAPKARGGNTSRRRNGQKQKPSSKHDVSSEDEMLSPQQPRVV; encoded by the exons ATGGCCACCGGCGGCGACGGGTGCGGCGGTACGGAGCCGGCGGCGCCCGGCGGCGGCGACCTCTACGCCGTGCTGGGGCTCAGCAAGGAGTGCTCCGACGCCGACCTCAAGCTCGCCTACCGGAAGCTCGCCATG AGATGGCATCCGGACAGATGCTCGTCCTCCAGCGGCACCAAGCGCATGGAGGAGGCCAAGGAGAAGTTCCAGGAGATCCAGGGCGCCTATTCCG TCCTCTCCGATGCCAACAAGCGGTTCCTCTACGACGTAGGGGtgtaccaagaagaagaagacagcgaCGACAGC ATGCAGGGGATGGGGGACTTCCTTGGTGAGATGGCCCATATGATGAGCCAGACACGGCCAGCG AGGCAGGAGAGCTTTGAGGAGCTGCAGCAGCTGTTTGTGGACATGTTCCAGTCTGACATTGACTCGGGATTTTGCAATGGACCTGCCAAGGGCCATCATGACCCGTTCCAAACATTCTCGACCTCCCCTTCCTCGTCGCCATCTCCACCACCTCCGCTAGCTACGGAGGCAGAAGCAGCCTCATGTAACGGCATTAACAAGCGTGGCTCATCAGCAATGGGCTCTGGGAAGCCTCCAAGAGCTGGGGAAGCGGGTGCGGGTTACGGCCAGCCTGAGTTTTGTTTTGGG AGGAGCGACGCCAAGCAAGCGCCAAAGGCGCGAGGCGGGAACACCAGCAGGAGACGAAACGGGCAGAAGCAGAAGCCGTCTTCGAAGCACGATGTCTCGTCCGAGGACGAGATGCTGAGCCCGCAGCAGCCCAGAGTAGTATGA